The Gymnogyps californianus isolate 813 chromosome 5, ASM1813914v2, whole genome shotgun sequence genome contains a region encoding:
- the C5H11orf96 gene encoding uncharacterized protein C11orf96 homolog: protein MAAKPAELMGICSSYQAVMPHFVCVAEEFPPPARPAKAPKGKLRRPRQSRFKTQPVTFDEIQEVEEEGVSPMEEEKAKKSFLQSLECLRRSTQNLSLQRDRLGSCRLRNSLDSSDSDSAL from the coding sequence ATGGCCGCGAAGCCGGCCGAGCTGATGGGCATCTGCTCCAGCTACCAGGCGGTGATGCCCCACTTCGTCTGCGTGGCCGAGGAGttcccgccgcccgcccgccccgccaaGGCCCCCAAGGGCAAGCTGCGGCGGCCGCGGCAGTCGCGCTTCAAGACGCAGCCGGTGACTTTCGACGAGATccaggaggtggaggaggagggagtctCCCccatggaggaggagaaggccaAGAAGTCCTTCCTGCAGTCGCTGGAGTGCCTGCGGCGGAGCACCCAGAACCTCAGCCTCCAGCGGGACCGCCTCGGCAGCTGCCGTCTCCGCAACAGCCTCGACTCCAGCGACTCGGACTCGGCCCTCTGA